The following proteins are co-located in the Mycolicibacterium goodii genome:
- a CDS encoding YecA family protein — translation MATVTDAVTRILAEQGPLHTDEIEQLLHRSGEPVPEPVVDEVTHPVGTLVDDRWVWLPTVLDGRVFTHRLGPHEVAYDMLDTTADLDPLSDLFHHDEYLRLADGSPVSFAVADYDDELLEERGIPLELAGESGLLLLASGTLAALGVAEGDLVGLRLTDRGLALESVETVVDADIGNRLAGVLPGDEPTFIDAAALTLCVEDPTVFVEATAPLSEIIRDAGLAYSDGFIAPAGFDFGRWRFEIACRGNADAHGLDPDDATALQILIMAVEQLTIDADSLTLPREAGAALENPVVAKALVEETVDAGRGSPETLSRLAEALGAQVPRPARAAARWLQATALLRAGEIAAAERELLAAESMDTEWPLTLIDLAHIASDRGDAERALALLRRAGLPPDHPSIEFLQQYRVEPRPELGRNEPCWCGSGRKYKKCHLGNEQLPLEERAAWLYSKASRYVSETHWYGMLLELALERSRYADDLHDGIAEAMADPLAVDALLHEGEAFADFLRVRGPLLPDDERALAEQWLLVDRSVFEVESVRPGESVTVRDIRTGDRHEVRERLASRQVKEGQLLCTRVLPAGSIMQFFGGIEPVSLGERDALIELLDSGPDKVTLVAALTRRFAPPTLTNTEGDLLMVCEAAVRFADPTALDKVYVRADVDPPQWFEHVPGKPQIRATLKLDGDILRVETNSEERMHRVLAELGRLDPAMTVLEDSRRPISEVGPPSRELLEPDDPKMIAAMDEFMRDYETRWLDESIPALHGLTPRQAADDPTRRGDLIKLLDSFPTSERGMSAERVRAALGLD, via the coding sequence GTGGCTACCGTGACCGACGCCGTGACTCGCATTCTGGCCGAGCAGGGACCGCTGCACACCGACGAGATCGAGCAGCTGCTGCATCGCAGCGGGGAGCCGGTGCCGGAGCCGGTGGTCGACGAGGTCACTCACCCGGTCGGCACGCTCGTCGACGACCGCTGGGTGTGGTTGCCCACCGTACTGGACGGTCGGGTGTTCACGCACCGCCTCGGCCCCCACGAGGTGGCCTACGACATGCTCGACACGACCGCGGACCTCGACCCCCTCAGCGATCTGTTCCATCACGACGAGTACCTCCGCCTGGCGGACGGTTCGCCGGTGAGCTTCGCCGTCGCAGACTACGACGACGAGTTGCTGGAGGAACGCGGGATCCCCTTGGAGTTGGCCGGTGAGTCGGGCCTGCTGTTGCTCGCTTCGGGAACGCTGGCGGCGCTGGGGGTCGCCGAGGGCGATCTGGTCGGGCTGCGGCTGACCGACCGCGGGCTGGCGCTTGAATCCGTGGAAACCGTCGTGGATGCCGATATCGGTAACCGATTGGCCGGTGTGCTGCCCGGCGATGAGCCGACGTTCATCGACGCCGCGGCGTTGACGCTGTGCGTCGAGGACCCCACAGTGTTCGTCGAGGCGACGGCGCCGCTGAGCGAGATCATCCGCGATGCCGGCCTTGCGTACAGCGATGGGTTCATCGCGCCGGCCGGGTTCGACTTCGGACGCTGGCGTTTTGAGATCGCCTGCCGCGGGAACGCCGATGCGCACGGCCTGGATCCGGACGACGCGACGGCGCTGCAGATCCTCATCATGGCGGTGGAGCAGTTGACGATCGACGCCGACTCCCTGACCCTGCCGCGGGAAGCGGGTGCGGCGCTGGAAAATCCGGTGGTCGCCAAGGCGCTGGTCGAGGAGACGGTCGACGCGGGGCGCGGTTCACCGGAGACGCTGAGCCGGCTTGCCGAGGCGCTGGGGGCGCAGGTGCCGCGGCCGGCGCGGGCGGCCGCGCGGTGGTTGCAGGCCACCGCGCTGTTACGCGCCGGTGAGATCGCGGCGGCCGAACGCGAACTGCTGGCCGCCGAGTCGATGGACACCGAGTGGCCGCTGACGCTGATCGATCTGGCACATATCGCATCCGACCGGGGTGACGCCGAGCGCGCGCTGGCCCTGCTGCGTCGCGCCGGGCTCCCACCGGACCATCCCAGTATCGAGTTCTTGCAACAGTATCGAGTCGAGCCGCGGCCGGAGCTCGGACGAAACGAGCCATGTTGGTGCGGATCCGGCCGCAAGTACAAGAAGTGCCATCTCGGCAATGAGCAGCTTCCCTTGGAGGAACGCGCGGCCTGGCTGTACAGCAAGGCGTCCCGGTATGTGTCGGAAACCCATTGGTACGGAATGCTGCTGGAGTTGGCTCTTGAACGCAGCCGCTACGCGGATGACCTCCACGACGGAATTGCCGAGGCGATGGCTGACCCGTTGGCGGTGGATGCGCTGCTACACGAAGGTGAGGCGTTCGCGGATTTCCTGCGGGTACGTGGTCCGCTGTTGCCGGACGATGAGCGCGCGCTGGCCGAGCAGTGGCTACTGGTGGATCGCTCGGTGTTCGAGGTGGAATCCGTGCGCCCCGGCGAGAGCGTGACCGTCCGCGATATCCGTACCGGTGACCGTCACGAGGTGCGGGAGCGCCTGGCCAGCCGGCAGGTGAAGGAAGGTCAGCTGCTGTGCACGCGGGTGCTGCCGGCCGGGAGCATCATGCAGTTTTTCGGTGGGATCGAACCGGTTTCGCTAGGTGAGCGGGATGCGCTTATCGAACTGCTCGACTCCGGCCCCGACAAGGTGACGTTGGTGGCGGCGCTCACCAGGCGGTTCGCACCGCCGACGTTGACCAACACCGAGGGCGACCTGCTGATGGTGTGCGAGGCGGCGGTGCGGTTCGCCGACCCGACAGCGCTCGACAAGGTGTACGTGCGCGCCGACGTCGATCCACCGCAATGGTTCGAACATGTCCCCGGCAAGCCGCAGATCCGCGCGACGCTCAAGCTCGACGGCGACATCTTGCGTGTGGAAACCAACAGCGAGGAGCGCATGCACCGGGTGCTGGCGGAGCTCGGCCGGCTCGACCCGGCGATGACGGTGCTGGAGGATTCCCGTCGGCCGATCAGCGAGGTCGGTCCGCCCTCCCGAGAGTTGCTCGAGCCGGACGATCCCAAAATGATCGCGGCCATGGACGAATTCATGCGCGACTACGAAACCCGCTGGCTCGACGAATCCATCCCGGCGCTTCACGGTCTGACACCGCGGCAGGCCGCCGACGACCCGACGCGCCGGGGTGATCTGATCAAGCTGCTCGACAGCTTTCCCACCAGTGAGCGGGGTATGAGCGCCGAACGGGTGCGGGCGGCGTTGGGGCTGGACTGA
- a CDS encoding HNH endonuclease, with translation MAETPDPLLLGQRVVAILETGLRTATYKLATLMALIEHCVENLPTDPADTLAVPIPALAHRVLEIYWQQVRPFDGHELRQSTQPKARILAATKALRDAAATRRGGLSVDMARLRAPEAYQRAIDDITLCLAQQPLHRLQKLPGASSSDAFLYDDSFLHDQVSRKTLRDHGDTIVLKPGVAHGLARLAGLLKPALEIMWVEDVRRMNRFLDADVPDVAGHLFGRERTALAVVREPFKEAFGPHCFYCGTHLPADNPIDHVLPWSLVGIDGLANLVLACARCNGDKGGALPAVAIVDRVLERDLTLLEEIASELQWPTQHPRVVAAARGIYRGQPVGVPTWAGYRRSERLDISFPPWWADR, from the coding sequence GTGGCTGAGACACCCGACCCGCTGCTGCTCGGGCAGCGCGTGGTTGCCATCCTGGAGACCGGGCTGCGCACTGCCACCTACAAGCTCGCGACGTTGATGGCCCTGATCGAGCACTGCGTCGAGAACCTGCCCACCGACCCCGCCGATACGCTGGCCGTACCCATCCCCGCGCTGGCGCACCGCGTGCTGGAGATCTACTGGCAGCAGGTGCGGCCCTTCGACGGGCACGAGCTGCGTCAGTCCACCCAGCCGAAGGCCCGGATCCTCGCCGCCACCAAGGCCTTACGCGACGCTGCCGCGACCCGCCGCGGCGGTCTGTCGGTCGACATGGCACGTCTGCGTGCTCCGGAGGCCTATCAGCGGGCCATCGACGACATCACCCTGTGTCTCGCGCAGCAGCCGCTGCACCGCCTGCAGAAGCTGCCGGGAGCGTCGAGCAGCGACGCGTTCCTCTACGACGACTCGTTCCTGCACGACCAGGTCAGCCGCAAGACGCTACGGGACCATGGGGACACGATCGTCCTCAAACCGGGTGTTGCGCACGGGCTCGCACGGTTGGCAGGTCTGCTGAAACCGGCGTTGGAGATCATGTGGGTCGAGGACGTGCGGCGGATGAACCGATTCCTCGACGCCGACGTGCCCGATGTCGCCGGGCACCTGTTCGGCCGTGAACGCACCGCGCTGGCCGTGGTCCGCGAGCCGTTCAAGGAAGCCTTTGGCCCGCACTGCTTTTACTGCGGGACCCATTTGCCCGCCGACAATCCGATCGATCACGTGCTGCCCTGGTCGCTGGTCGGCATCGACGGGTTGGCCAACCTGGTGCTGGCCTGCGCGCGCTGCAACGGCGACAAGGGCGGTGCGCTGCCGGCAGTAGCGATCGTCGACCGCGTGCTGGAACGCGACCTGACCCTGCTCGAAGAGATCGCGTCGGAACTGCAATGGCCGACCCAACATCCACGGGTGGTCGCCGCGGCCCGGGGGATTTACCGCGGCCAACCGGTCGGGGTGCCGACATGGGCGGGTTACCGACGCAGCGAGCGGCTCGATATCAGCTTTCCGCCGTGGTGGGCCGACCGGTAA
- a CDS encoding SMP-30/gluconolactonase/LRE family protein, with protein sequence MATSACSSSSAQQPQAQPTAPPTPPFQPNQRYPDPAIEILDPSFTKYRLFSSTLERVATGMRWAEGPVYFPDGGYLLCSDTPNNRIMKFDEKDGSFTVFRHPSNYSNGNTRDRQGRLVRVSTPRRGASPAPRTTATSRCWPTVSRASGSMRPTTSW encoded by the coding sequence ATGGCCACGAGCGCATGCTCATCATCCTCGGCCCAGCAGCCCCAGGCCCAGCCCACCGCGCCGCCCACCCCGCCGTTCCAACCGAACCAGCGATACCCCGATCCGGCGATCGAGATCCTCGACCCGAGCTTCACCAAGTACCGCCTGTTTTCGAGCACGCTGGAGCGGGTGGCCACCGGCATGCGCTGGGCCGAGGGCCCGGTGTATTTCCCGGACGGCGGCTACCTGTTGTGCAGCGACACCCCGAACAACCGGATCATGAAGTTCGACGAAAAAGACGGCAGCTTCACGGTATTCCGCCATCCGTCGAACTACTCGAACGGGAACACCCGGGACCGCCAGGGCCGGCTGGTACGTGTGAGCACTCCGAGACGCGGCGCATCACCCGCACCGAGGACAACGGCGACATCACGGTGCTGGCCGACAGTTTCGAGGGCAAGCGGCTCAATGCGCCCAACGACATCGTGGTGA
- a CDS encoding SMP-30/gluconolactonase/LRE family protein, with protein MLADSFEGKRLNAPNDIVVKSDDTIWFTDPLFGINGEWEGSRAEPEQATTNVYRLTPDGEMTAVITDLVNPNGLAFSPDEKKLYVIEWRGTPNRSLWSFDVADNGTVANKTKLIDAADQGALDGFTVDRDGNLWCGWGSNGLVADQPTDVGGRQVYELRGKPEDLDGVKVFNPQGKPIGFIRLPERCANLTFGGPENNRLYMAASHSLYALYVEAFGAT; from the coding sequence GTGCTGGCCGACAGTTTCGAGGGCAAGCGGCTCAATGCGCCCAACGACATCGTGGTGAAATCCGACGACACCATCTGGTTCACCGATCCGCTGTTCGGCATCAACGGCGAGTGGGAGGGCAGCCGCGCCGAGCCCGAGCAGGCCACCACCAACGTCTATCGGCTCACCCCCGATGGTGAGATGACGGCGGTCATCACCGACCTGGTCAACCCGAACGGGTTGGCGTTCTCCCCCGACGAGAAGAAGCTGTATGTCATCGAGTGGCGAGGCACCCCGAACCGCAGCCTGTGGAGCTTCGATGTTGCCGACAACGGCACCGTCGCCAACAAGACCAAGCTGATCGACGCCGCCGACCAGGGCGCGCTCGACGGGTTCACCGTCGACCGCGACGGCAACCTGTGGTGCGGCTGGGGCAGCAACGGTCTGGTCGCCGACCAGCCGACCGACGTCGGCGGGCGCCAGGTGTACGAACTCCGCGGCAAGCCCGAAGATCTCGACGGCGTCAAGGTTTTCAATCCGCAGGGCAAGCCGATCGGTTTCATCCGCCTGCCCGAGCGCTGCGCCAACCTCACCTTCGGCGGGCCCGAGAACAACCGCCTCTACATGGCGGCGTCGCACTCGCTCTACGCGCTGTACGTGGAGGCGTTCGGGGCGACGTGA
- a CDS encoding AAA family ATPase, with product MSDDRLKNFVLSLADRDDTLSEQAKLVVLAALEGSDDLTEVLGDTATRPELVESLTTAQEDTTEPVGAYLRSITVQGFRGIGPEVTLNFQPGPGLTVVAGRNGSGKSTLAEGLELALTGKNSRWGDKPGVWSQSWRNLHAGEPAQLRVVLAEEGSGATTIGVDWPAGDEVEVDDCSCWVQRPTRKREDVSVLGWAGALEMYRPLLSYDELGGILEGAPSKFYDQLHKLLGLEQLTEAMARLDAEVRELKQPSEERRKARSVLRAKLESHEDPRAAQALIQVKKHRPDLDALRPLITGGAGGDVPAAWRQADELSTPTDDEVTAACEALRAAADAELREVEHADALAADRGRVLSMGLEFHAAHGDQKCPVCGQGDLTAEWAAAARTVLEQDQRSVKTLTEARRATAEARARVLNLVESVDAPPAAEDGALSTLPTAQAAYTQFSDVPVDGQHALADHVEQKLPQLRDAYTALKQEAAALIKARQDAWSPIAVELAAWVRKAELANEVEPQLTVASEALKWLQDNAAELRNQRIAPLAEQSRQIWAALRQESNVELGAIQLVGQKTSRRVLLKAEVDGSDTEAFGVMSQGELQALALAVFIPRATSPASPFRFLVLDDPIQAMDPSKIDGLLQVLTRLAETRQVVVFTHDDRLPAAIRRSRVPARVVEVVRGVNSVVSVTEASRPAMRMLDDAFAIAADDAVPEAIKRVAVPVLCRDALESTAWDVFSARRLGQGHAHADVEQAWENARLTKRRLGLAVDPDNDAAVDRWLSGGSARRQALKTATAGAHNGITNYREVVHATRLAVADLAKLSS from the coding sequence ATGTCGGATGACCGTCTGAAGAATTTCGTGTTGTCGCTGGCCGACCGCGATGACACGTTGAGTGAGCAGGCGAAGCTCGTGGTGCTTGCCGCGCTGGAAGGGTCCGATGACCTCACAGAGGTGTTGGGGGACACCGCAACCCGGCCCGAGTTGGTGGAGTCACTGACCACCGCCCAAGAAGACACGACAGAACCTGTCGGGGCCTATCTACGCTCGATCACCGTGCAGGGTTTTCGGGGAATCGGGCCCGAGGTCACGCTCAACTTCCAACCCGGGCCCGGCCTGACCGTCGTCGCCGGACGAAACGGTTCCGGCAAGTCCACACTCGCCGAAGGGCTTGAGCTCGCACTTACCGGCAAGAACTCCCGGTGGGGCGACAAGCCCGGAGTGTGGTCGCAGAGCTGGCGCAACCTGCACGCCGGGGAACCGGCGCAGCTCCGTGTGGTTCTGGCCGAAGAAGGCTCGGGCGCAACCACAATCGGAGTGGACTGGCCCGCCGGTGACGAGGTCGAAGTCGACGACTGCTCATGCTGGGTGCAGCGGCCGACACGCAAACGGGAAGACGTCAGCGTGCTGGGGTGGGCCGGCGCACTCGAGATGTACCGGCCTCTTTTGAGCTACGACGAACTCGGCGGCATCCTCGAAGGCGCGCCCAGCAAGTTCTACGACCAGCTGCACAAGCTGCTCGGCCTGGAGCAGCTGACCGAGGCGATGGCGCGCCTGGACGCGGAGGTCAGGGAGCTCAAACAACCATCGGAGGAACGGCGGAAGGCGCGCAGCGTGTTGCGCGCCAAACTGGAGTCACATGAGGACCCGCGTGCCGCCCAGGCTCTGATCCAGGTGAAGAAGCACCGTCCCGACCTCGACGCTCTACGCCCATTGATCACCGGCGGAGCCGGTGGCGATGTTCCGGCAGCCTGGAGGCAGGCCGACGAACTGTCGACCCCGACCGACGACGAAGTAACGGCGGCCTGCGAAGCGCTTCGAGCGGCGGCCGATGCGGAGTTGCGGGAAGTCGAACACGCGGATGCGTTGGCGGCCGATCGGGGCCGGGTGTTGTCGATGGGGTTGGAGTTCCATGCTGCCCATGGTGATCAGAAGTGCCCGGTGTGTGGGCAAGGTGATCTCACCGCCGAGTGGGCGGCAGCAGCGCGGACCGTCCTGGAGCAGGATCAGCGGTCGGTAAAGACGTTGACGGAGGCTCGGCGCGCGACGGCCGAGGCGCGCGCCAGAGTCCTCAATCTGGTGGAATCAGTCGATGCACCGCCGGCGGCCGAGGACGGTGCGCTCTCCACGCTGCCAACAGCGCAGGCCGCGTACACGCAGTTCTCCGACGTTCCGGTCGACGGGCAACATGCACTTGCCGACCACGTCGAGCAGAAACTGCCACAGTTGCGTGACGCCTACACCGCGCTGAAGCAGGAAGCTGCCGCGTTGATCAAGGCACGCCAAGACGCGTGGAGCCCGATCGCCGTGGAACTGGCGGCGTGGGTTCGGAAGGCAGAACTCGCCAACGAGGTCGAACCGCAGCTCACGGTGGCGTCGGAGGCGTTGAAGTGGTTGCAGGACAACGCCGCCGAACTGCGCAACCAGCGCATCGCACCGCTTGCCGAACAATCCCGGCAGATCTGGGCGGCACTGCGGCAGGAGAGCAACGTCGAACTCGGCGCCATTCAGCTGGTGGGCCAGAAAACCAGCCGACGGGTCTTGCTCAAAGCCGAAGTCGACGGGTCCGACACCGAAGCCTTCGGTGTCATGAGCCAAGGCGAACTGCAGGCTCTTGCGCTCGCGGTGTTCATTCCGCGTGCGACATCGCCGGCCAGCCCGTTCCGGTTCCTGGTGCTCGACGACCCGATCCAGGCGATGGACCCGTCGAAGATTGACGGGCTGCTGCAGGTGCTGACGAGACTCGCCGAGACGCGTCAGGTGGTGGTGTTTACACACGACGACCGGCTGCCCGCCGCCATCCGTCGGTCACGCGTACCCGCGCGTGTGGTCGAGGTGGTCCGTGGCGTGAATTCCGTTGTCAGCGTGACGGAAGCGAGCCGACCGGCGATGAGGATGCTCGACGACGCCTTCGCCATCGCCGCCGATGATGCGGTGCCTGAGGCGATCAAACGGGTCGCCGTACCGGTGTTATGCCGAGATGCGTTGGAATCGACGGCGTGGGACGTGTTCAGTGCCCGCCGACTGGGGCAGGGACATGCGCATGCCGACGTCGAACAGGCCTGGGAGAACGCGCGATTGACCAAACGGCGGCTCGGGCTGGCGGTGGATCCCGACAACGACGCAGCCGTGGACCGGTGGTTGTCCGGTGGGTCGGCCCGCCGACAGGCTCTGAAGACAGCGACAGCCGGCGCCCACAACGGCATCACCAACTACCGTGAGGTTGTCCACGCCACCCGACTGGCCGTCGCTGATCTTGCAAAGCTGTCGTCATGA
- a CDS encoding IS3 family transposase (programmed frameshift) yields MARPYPREFRDDVVRVARNRDDGVTIEQIATDFGVHPMTLHKWLRQADIDEGTKPGKSTSESAELRELRRRNRLLEQENEVLRRAAAYLSQANLPKRLYPLVKELAADGIPVAVTCRVLKLARQPYYRWLATPVTNADLTEAYRANALFDAHREDPEFGYRYLAEEARDAGEPMAERTAWRICSQNRLWSVFGKRKRGKNGKPGPPVHDDLVERDFTAEAPNQLWLADITEHRTGEGKLYLCAIKDVFSNRIVGYSIDSQMKSRLATTALASAVARRGEVAGCILHSDRGSQFRSRKFVHALHHHDMVGSMGRVGAAGDNAAMESFFSLLQKNVLNRRRWDTREQLRIAIVTWIERTYHRRRRQARLGRLTPIEFEAIMTTPASQVA; encoded by the exons ATGGCAAGGCCTTATCCCCGCGAGTTCCGCGACGATGTCGTGCGCGTGGCCCGCAACCGTGACGACGGGGTGACGATCGAGCAGATCGCCACCGACTTCGGTGTCCACCCGATGACCCTGCACAAATGGCTTCGCCAGGCCGATATCGACGAGGGCACCAAGCCGGGCAAGAGCACCAGCGAGTCCGCTGAACTGCGGGAACTGCGTCGCCGCAACCGTCTGCTGGAACAGGAGAACGAGGTGCTGCGCCGGGCCGCAGCCTATCTGTCACAGGCCAACCTGCCG AAAAGGCTCTACCCGCTCGTAAAAGAGCTCGCCGCCGACGGGATCCCCGTCGCGGTGACGTGCCGGGTACTCAAGCTCGCCCGCCAACCGTATTACCGCTGGCTGGCCACCCCAGTCACCAACGCCGACCTCACCGAGGCATACCGCGCCAACGCCCTGTTCGACGCACACCGCGAGGACCCCGAGTTCGGGTACCGCTACCTGGCCGAAGAGGCCCGCGACGCCGGCGAACCGATGGCCGAGCGCACCGCGTGGCGCATCTGCTCGCAGAATCGCCTGTGGAGCGTGTTCGGCAAGCGCAAACGCGGCAAGAACGGCAAGCCCGGCCCACCAGTCCACGACGATCTCGTCGAACGTGACTTCACCGCAGAGGCGCCGAATCAGCTGTGGCTGGCCGATATCACCGAACACCGCACCGGTGAGGGCAAGCTCTACCTCTGCGCCATCAAAGACGTGTTCTCCAACCGCATCGTGGGCTATAGCATCGATTCGCAGATGAAGTCCCGACTGGCCACCACCGCGTTGGCCAGTGCGGTGGCCCGTCGCGGTGAGGTCGCCGGGTGCATTCTGCACTCGGATCGCGGATCTCAGTTCAGGTCAAGGAAATTCGTACACGCGCTGCACCATCACGACATGGTCGGCTCCATGGGCAGAGTCGGAGCGGCCGGAGACAACGCCGCCATGGAGAGCTTCTTCAGCCTGCTGCAGAAGAACGTCCTGAACCGCCGCCGTTGGGACACCCGCGAGCAGCTACGCATCGCGATCGTCACCTGGATCGAACGCACCTACCACCGCCGACGCCGCCAGGCACGCCTCGGCCGGTTGACCCCCATCGAATTCGAAGCCATCATGACCACACCGGCCAGTCAGGTCGCGTGA
- a CDS encoding NUDIX hydrolase → MDNKGYRDTGGRILADYPRPSVAVDAAVLTIDPAAGLSVLQVRRAGGRGWALPGTFLHPGETLTDAVNRALSTKANVDGLRPRQLHVFDDPGRDDRGWVLSVAHVAVVPPERVASRFPESTRLVPTHTPGRLIYDHADIIALAVAEVRARYESRPDPDHLLGDEFTLRDLRLTHEAITGHELQRDTFRRSMEPQLAATGATVSRGRGRPAELFRRRDGGRSGRRRGITADL, encoded by the coding sequence ATGGACAACAAGGGCTATCGGGACACCGGCGGGCGGATTCTGGCGGACTATCCGCGGCCGTCGGTCGCCGTGGACGCCGCGGTGCTCACCATCGACCCCGCAGCCGGGTTGTCGGTGTTGCAAGTCCGCAGGGCCGGGGGCCGTGGGTGGGCTCTGCCGGGTACCTTCCTGCATCCGGGGGAGACCCTGACCGACGCGGTGAACCGGGCACTGTCGACCAAGGCCAACGTGGATGGGCTGCGGCCACGGCAGTTACACGTGTTCGACGACCCGGGCCGCGACGACCGCGGGTGGGTGTTGTCGGTGGCGCACGTCGCCGTCGTCCCGCCGGAACGGGTGGCGAGCCGCTTTCCCGAGTCCACCCGACTGGTACCGACGCACACACCGGGAAGACTCATCTATGACCACGCCGACATCATCGCGTTGGCCGTCGCCGAGGTGCGGGCCCGCTACGAGTCGAGGCCCGATCCGGACCATCTGCTCGGCGACGAGTTCACGCTGCGTGACCTTCGACTGACCCACGAAGCGATCACCGGACACGAGCTGCAACGGGACACCTTCCGGCGGTCGATGGAACCGCAGCTCGCCGCGACCGGTGCCACGGTGTCCCGCGGCAGAGGACGGCCGGCGGAGTTGTTCCGCCGCCGCGACGGCGGCCGGTCCGGTCGTCGGCGCGGCATCACCGCGGACCTCTGA
- a CDS encoding ADP-ribosylglycohydrolase family protein, with amino-acid sequence MASVNDRIEGVLLGTATGDALGAPYEFQPARGPELPVDMVGGRPWEPGEWTDDTDMAIAIAEVAATGADLRGEGAQDALVARWHEWSLRAKDVGIQTRSVLSGAARGGDISGARARAASAVLHEQTGRTAGNGSLMRTAPVALAYLDDEDALVVAARAISELTHFDPDAGDAVVLWSCAIRHAVLTTEPDVRIGLRHLDVDRRKVWTERIEQAESAHPSDFANNGWVVAALQAAWSAITTTAGRATTSRAEHLRLGLDAAVRAGNDTDTVAAIAGGLLGAAYGASAVPLEWRRLLHGWPGMTARDLVALANTVASKGKPVRGPVYSGLRIDTLASHPHDRNVLLGGVGILRNLPPEVDAVVSLCRVADDDVPQQMPHVEVRLIDSTDPEENPHLDFVLTEAVRAVERLRAEGHTVLLHCVEAYSRTPTVAALYGARLRNINIDDALQDVLAALPHAKPNPVFRDALRRLGSVRLMHEGAYRRD; translated from the coding sequence ATGGCATCAGTCAATGATCGGATCGAGGGCGTCCTGCTGGGCACGGCAACCGGTGATGCGCTCGGCGCGCCCTACGAGTTCCAGCCGGCACGAGGCCCCGAGCTGCCCGTGGACATGGTGGGCGGCAGGCCATGGGAGCCCGGCGAATGGACCGATGACACCGACATGGCGATCGCGATCGCCGAAGTCGCCGCCACCGGGGCGGATCTGCGCGGGGAGGGGGCCCAGGATGCGCTCGTGGCGCGCTGGCACGAATGGTCGCTGCGCGCCAAGGATGTCGGCATCCAGACGCGATCGGTGTTGTCCGGCGCCGCTCGCGGCGGCGACATCTCGGGTGCGCGTGCCCGCGCCGCGTCCGCTGTATTGCACGAGCAGACCGGCCGAACCGCCGGCAACGGTTCACTGATGCGGACCGCGCCGGTCGCACTGGCCTATCTCGACGACGAGGACGCCCTCGTGGTCGCCGCCCGAGCCATCAGCGAGCTCACCCACTTCGACCCCGATGCCGGTGATGCCGTGGTGCTGTGGTCGTGCGCCATTCGCCACGCAGTGCTGACGACCGAGCCCGACGTTCGGATTGGCCTCCGCCACCTCGACGTTGATCGCCGCAAGGTCTGGACAGAGCGGATCGAGCAGGCGGAGTCCGCGCACCCGTCGGACTTCGCCAACAACGGCTGGGTGGTTGCGGCACTGCAGGCGGCCTGGTCGGCAATCACCACGACGGCGGGGCGGGCCACTACGTCGCGTGCCGAGCATCTTCGCCTCGGCCTCGACGCCGCGGTCCGAGCCGGAAACGACACCGACACCGTCGCCGCGATCGCCGGCGGTCTGCTCGGTGCGGCGTACGGCGCCTCGGCGGTGCCGTTGGAGTGGCGCCGCCTGCTGCACGGGTGGCCCGGCATGACCGCACGTGACCTCGTCGCGTTGGCGAACACCGTGGCGAGCAAGGGCAAGCCCGTTCGTGGGCCGGTCTACTCGGGCTTGCGGATCGACACCCTTGCGAGCCACCCGCACGATCGGAATGTGCTCCTCGGCGGTGTGGGGATCCTGCGCAACCTGCCGCCCGAAGTGGACGCGGTGGTGTCGCTGTGCCGCGTCGCCGATGATGATGTCCCCCAGCAGATGCCACATGTTGAGGTCCGGTTGATCGACAGCACGGACCCGGAGGAGAACCCACACCTGGACTTCGTGCTGACCGAGGCCGTGCGTGCCGTCGAGCGGTTGCGCGCGGAGGGCCATACGGTGCTTCTGCACTGCGTCGAGGCCTACAGCCGCACCCCCACCGTCGCGGCGCTCTATGGTGCGCGTCTGCGCAACATCAACATTGACGACGCACTGCAAGATGTCTTGGCTGCGCTACCGCACGCGAAACCGAATCCCGTGTTCCGCGACGCGTTGCGCCGGCTGGGTAGTGTGCGCCTCATGCACGAAGGGGCATACCGCCGTGACTGA
- a CDS encoding DUF4189 domain-containing protein, whose product MKLCQVILLVTGLVIGAMPATTIPAAADVGWIAVAKSPSHEALDWGGGPGSSKADAEAAALQLCARLQPAGNCYVVASGPACVAVVWDVSEPLNLAFGGVGATPAAALSAAEAAAGPFANSPEVRCTYLSRG is encoded by the coding sequence GTGAAGTTGTGCCAGGTGATTCTTCTCGTGACAGGCCTTGTCATCGGGGCCATGCCCGCCACGACGATTCCTGCGGCGGCTGATGTCGGGTGGATCGCCGTCGCGAAGTCGCCCAGCCACGAAGCGCTGGATTGGGGTGGCGGTCCGGGCAGCTCAAAGGCTGATGCGGAAGCCGCAGCCCTTCAACTTTGTGCTCGATTGCAACCGGCTGGAAACTGCTATGTTGTGGCCAGCGGACCTGCGTGTGTCGCCGTGGTGTGGGATGTCTCAGAACCGTTGAACCTCGCGTTCGGCGGAGTCGGGGCCACACCGGCCGCAGCGCTCAGTGCCGCCGAAGCCGCCGCAGGTCCCTTCGCCAACAGCCCCGAGGTGCGCTGCACTTACCTCAGCCGGGGATGA